From Paenibacillus segetis, one genomic window encodes:
- a CDS encoding ABC transporter permease: MAQMTNHVHKKSLWKTILQYKYFYIMVLPILIWYAIFSYAPMYGVTLAFKTFNYREGIFGSPWIGLEHFQTILTDMELRRAFFNTILISIVKLVTHFPTPIILAIVLYEFSRTVARRVFQTILTFPHFISWVVLSGIIVNIMSREGIFNQLIVMFGGEASALLVDENAFRPILYITHIWREIGWDSIIYLAALSGINPELYEAAEMDGANRFKRLLHISWPGLKSTVAILLILNVGQLMSQGASFDQIFNLYSSPVYSVADTIDTYIYRTSFTTGGDFGYTTAVGILKSIISVVLLVTANKIVKKLGEEGLY, translated from the coding sequence ATGGCTCAAATGACGAATCATGTACATAAAAAGAGCTTGTGGAAAACGATCCTACAATATAAGTACTTTTATATTATGGTTCTACCTATTTTAATCTGGTATGCAATATTTAGTTACGCCCCAATGTATGGGGTCACGCTGGCATTTAAGACTTTCAACTATAGAGAGGGTATTTTTGGAAGTCCGTGGATAGGGTTAGAGCACTTTCAAACGATTCTGACGGATATGGAGTTAAGACGTGCCTTCTTCAATACGATTTTGATCAGTATAGTGAAGTTGGTTACGCACTTTCCGACACCTATCATCCTAGCTATCGTTCTTTATGAATTTTCACGAACCGTAGCGAGACGTGTATTCCAGACGATCTTAACTTTTCCGCATTTTATCTCATGGGTTGTGTTGTCGGGTATCATCGTCAATATCATGAGCAGAGAGGGAATATTCAATCAATTGATCGTGATGTTTGGGGGAGAAGCGTCAGCACTTCTTGTAGATGAAAATGCATTTCGGCCGATATTGTACATTACGCACATCTGGCGTGAAATTGGCTGGGACTCTATCATTTACTTGGCAGCGCTCTCAGGTATTAATCCCGAGTTGTACGAGGCTGCGGAAATGGATGGGGCCAATCGATTTAAACGCTTACTCCATATCTCATGGCCGGGTCTTAAGAGCACCGTAGCCATTCTATTGATTCTTAACGTTGGTCAATTGATGTCACAGGGGGCTAGCTTCGATCAAATCTTTAACCTTTACAGTTCACCGGTATATTCCGTTGCGGATACCATCGACACCTATATCTATCGAACCTCGTTTACAACGGGTGGGGATTTTGGATATACCACAGCAGTAGGGATTTTGAAGTCCATCATTAGCGTAGTACTCTTGGTTACGGCGAACAAGATCGTGAAGAAGCTTGGTGAGGAAGGCTTGTATTAA
- a CDS encoding anaerobic sulfatase maturase has product MSACIQTSRPQNLHVMWKTVSEDCNLACDYCYYSTAGGHPHQPIRVMDTALLEQFISQYMDRSSGLATFSWQGGEPLLAGLPYFEQVISMEARYAPPHTTISNALQTNGTLINDDWAQFFRRYNFLIGISLDGPQPIHDAHRITGSGKGSYDLVMRGIRHLQNAGVEYNILTVIHEDNVTKPDELMAFYQEQKFPYIQFIPCMDFVSQKSGMPGRFRITPEQYGQFLCRTFDLWYNDGHPELPVRIFENMLLVFMHREAELCAHSSCCPKMMVLETNGDAYPCDFFIDEEHRLGNIGQIDLESLLTSPVYDEFLQMKPNMNEACRQCEYLSFCHGGCPRNRNWIDVNDRTEVDYFCQSYKMFYSHAYERMDILANRLKAEQMQEYRKTGHSLPGRNELCLCGSGKKFKNCCQPL; this is encoded by the coding sequence ATGAGCGCATGCATACAGACTTCGAGGCCACAAAATCTCCATGTTATGTGGAAAACCGTCTCCGAGGATTGTAACTTAGCTTGTGATTATTGCTACTACAGCACAGCTGGGGGGCATCCTCATCAACCGATCCGAGTGATGGACACGGCTCTACTGGAGCAGTTCATCTCCCAGTACATGGATAGATCATCAGGATTAGCAACTTTCTCTTGGCAGGGGGGCGAGCCTCTATTAGCGGGACTTCCGTATTTTGAACAAGTGATTTCAATGGAGGCAAGATATGCACCGCCCCATACGACGATCAGCAATGCACTACAGACGAACGGAACCCTTATTAACGATGACTGGGCCCAATTTTTTAGACGTTACAACTTTCTAATCGGGATTAGTCTAGATGGCCCTCAACCTATTCATGATGCTCACCGTATAACGGGATCAGGGAAAGGTAGCTATGATCTAGTTATGCGCGGGATTCGTCATTTACAGAATGCGGGTGTGGAGTATAACATCTTGACAGTGATCCATGAAGATAACGTGACGAAACCAGACGAGTTGATGGCGTTTTATCAAGAACAAAAATTTCCTTATATTCAGTTTATCCCTTGCATGGATTTTGTCTCGCAGAAGAGTGGAATGCCTGGACGCTTCCGAATTACGCCTGAACAATATGGACAGTTTCTATGCCGTACATTTGATCTGTGGTACAACGATGGGCATCCAGAGCTTCCCGTTCGTATTTTTGAGAATATGCTTCTTGTATTTATGCATCGTGAGGCGGAGTTATGCGCTCACAGTTCCTGCTGTCCGAAAATGATGGTGCTGGAGACGAATGGCGATGCCTACCCGTGTGATTTCTTTATTGATGAAGAGCATAGGTTAGGAAATATCGGTCAAATCGATCTGGAGTCATTGCTTACAAGCCCTGTATATGATGAATTTTTGCAGATGAAACCAAATATGAATGAAGCCTGCCGGCAATGTGAATACCTTAGTTTTTGTCATGGAGGGTGTCCCCGGAACCGGAATTGGATAGATGTTAACGATCGAACCGAGGTGGATTATTTCTGCCAAAGCTATAAAATGTTCTATTCTCATGCATATGAGCGGATGGATATACTTGCGAACCGGCTCAAAGCAGAGCAGATGCAGGAGTATAGGAAGACGGGGCATTCGCTACCAGGTCGAAACGAATTATGCCTTTGCGGGAGTGGGAAGAAGTTCAAGAACTGCTGTCAGCCGTTGTAA
- a CDS encoding sulfatase has product MRILYLDLDALRPDHLGAYGYHRNTSPNIDSIAAEGVRFENCYTSDAPCLPSRTAVMSGRFGIHTGVNAHGGTAADMRREGVSRGFHDILGQESLPAFLKKAGMRTVSVSPFAERHGAWTFNAGFSEVYNTGKCGLESAEEVTPVVLDWISRNAKQDNWFLHINYWDPHTPYRAPEEFGNPFENEPLPSWLSEEVVSSHLGMDGPCSLGNIDMFVRPGYPRQPDKVRDMEGVHRIIDGYDCAVRYMDSHIGKLFDALRHEGVMDDLAIIISADHGENLGELGIYCEHGTADHATCHVPMIIRWPGCKQGHVDEDLHYQLDLAPTLAELISKPAAASWDGSSFAPGILRGDRCPQPYLVITQCAHVCQRSVRFGDHMYIRTYHTGYFDVQHEMLFNLKQDPHEQHNLAETHPELCREAVYLLNEWHDQMMNTMPYTDDPLWTVMKEGGPLHARDYLQWRSNAR; this is encoded by the coding sequence ATGCGTATTTTATATCTAGATCTGGATGCACTGCGGCCCGATCACCTCGGAGCTTACGGGTACCATCGGAATACATCTCCCAATATTGATTCTATTGCTGCAGAGGGAGTAAGGTTCGAGAACTGTTACACCTCTGACGCTCCCTGTTTACCTTCTAGGACTGCGGTGATGTCGGGTAGGTTTGGAATTCATACAGGTGTAAACGCCCACGGTGGAACGGCAGCCGACATGCGAAGAGAAGGTGTGAGCCGTGGATTTCATGATATCCTTGGACAGGAGAGCCTGCCGGCGTTTCTTAAAAAAGCAGGAATGCGAACGGTATCGGTCAGCCCATTTGCGGAAAGACATGGGGCTTGGACCTTTAATGCTGGATTCTCGGAAGTGTACAATACGGGGAAATGTGGATTGGAGTCTGCGGAAGAGGTAACCCCTGTTGTGCTAGATTGGATAAGTAGGAATGCCAAACAAGATAACTGGTTCTTACATATTAATTATTGGGATCCGCACACACCTTATCGTGCTCCCGAAGAGTTTGGAAATCCATTTGAGAACGAGCCATTGCCATCCTGGTTGTCAGAGGAGGTCGTAAGCTCACATCTAGGGATGGATGGCCCTTGCAGCCTGGGTAATATAGATATGTTTGTTAGACCAGGATATCCAAGACAACCTGATAAGGTCCGTGACATGGAAGGTGTCCATCGGATTATAGACGGCTATGATTGTGCAGTCCGTTATATGGACAGCCATATAGGGAAGCTGTTTGATGCACTAAGACACGAAGGGGTAATGGATGATCTAGCGATCATTATTAGTGCAGATCATGGAGAGAATTTGGGAGAGCTTGGTATCTATTGCGAACACGGTACGGCAGATCATGCAACTTGCCATGTGCCCATGATTATTAGGTGGCCAGGTTGTAAACAGGGCCATGTGGATGAGGACTTACACTATCAATTGGATCTCGCTCCTACGCTTGCGGAATTAATAAGTAAGCCTGCTGCGGCTTCTTGGGACGGTTCCAGTTTTGCACCCGGGATCCTACGGGGGGATCGTTGCCCTCAGCCTTATCTAGTTATTACGCAGTGCGCACATGTCTGCCAGCGTAGTGTCCGTTTTGGAGACCATATGTATATTCGAACGTACCATACAGGATATTTTGATGTTCAGCATGAGATGTTGTTTAACCTGAAGCAAGACCCGCATGAACAGCATAATCTTGCTGAAACGCACCCAGAATTGTGCCGAGAGGCTGTTTACCTGTTAAATGAGTGGCATGATCAAATGATGAATACGATGCCATATACCGACGATCCGTTGTGGACTGTTATGAAAGAGGGAGGACCCCTTCATGCAAGGGATTACCTGCAATGGAGGAGTAATGCACGATGA
- a CDS encoding beta-N-acetylhexosaminidase, translated as MKITITGLSELYLSAVSQVTQHLDIQLNDVGFPVHIEQVGTGIHIRNDGNQGFITYGEAHQLIRAIGLWRERVKQEMVFEINELPVYDSLGVMVDCSRNAVLHAKAYQEMVRRLALMGYSTIQLYTEDTYELKDYPYFGYMRGRYTGEELREMDRYATMFGIELVPCIQTLAHLGTTLKWKEHAHLVDCNDILLIDDPHTYTLIEEMFATMSENLSSRNINIGMDEAHMMGLGKYLDKHGYQDRSKLMLKHFGKVMEIAGRYGYKPMMWSDMFFRLASSGEYYDANSQIRADIVEMIPEDISLVYWDYYSEEPALYDGMLKKHKQLNDKIIFAGGAWKWMGFTPNNRFSQHIGVMAHNSCVDNGIKDVLVTAWGDNGAESSLFGILPSLQLWAELCYTNRSDEEQLRERFMTCTGGVYDDFMNLDIANLVPDNPAPGGSSVNPPKYLLYQDTLCGLFDKHIVPDVYAAHYHQAASMMKEAGGRNPQWKVVFETQYALCQLLELKVDTGIHMRNAYLNGDRTTLKRYAHEVLPELKSRCKEFVTAYRAQWMFENKIFGLDVFDLRMGGLMQRLESAIWRLDMYLDGEIPNLEELEQERLYFDGRKEDGATVAMSANLWHTIATTSVIAGV; from the coding sequence ATGAAAATAACCATAACAGGATTAAGTGAGCTGTATTTGTCAGCGGTATCACAGGTAACGCAGCACCTGGATATTCAACTGAATGATGTTGGTTTCCCTGTGCATATCGAGCAAGTAGGCACAGGCATTCATATCCGCAATGACGGAAATCAAGGGTTTATTACTTACGGAGAAGCGCATCAATTGATTCGCGCGATTGGATTGTGGAGAGAACGGGTTAAGCAAGAAATGGTCTTCGAGATAAATGAACTTCCTGTCTATGATAGCTTGGGAGTTATGGTAGATTGCTCGCGGAATGCAGTACTTCATGCGAAGGCTTATCAGGAAATGGTCCGTCGATTGGCGCTGATGGGATATTCCACGATTCAATTGTATACAGAAGATACTTATGAATTGAAGGATTATCCGTACTTTGGATATATGAGAGGACGGTATACCGGAGAAGAATTACGGGAGATGGACCGCTATGCGACTATGTTCGGAATTGAGCTTGTGCCTTGTATTCAGACTTTAGCTCATTTGGGGACTACGCTCAAATGGAAAGAACATGCTCATCTTGTAGATTGCAATGATATCCTGTTGATTGATGATCCTCATACCTATACTTTAATAGAAGAGATGTTCGCTACCATGTCCGAGAATTTGAGTAGCCGGAATATCAATATTGGGATGGATGAAGCCCATATGATGGGACTGGGCAAATACTTAGATAAGCATGGTTATCAGGATCGGTCTAAGTTGATGCTGAAGCACTTCGGGAAGGTCATGGAGATTGCCGGGCGATATGGTTATAAGCCGATGATGTGGAGCGATATGTTCTTCAGGCTAGCAAGTTCGGGCGAGTATTACGATGCGAACAGTCAGATCCGGGCAGATATCGTCGAAATGATTCCAGAAGATATCAGCTTGGTCTATTGGGATTATTATTCAGAGGAACCAGCGCTTTATGATGGCATGCTGAAGAAACATAAGCAACTCAACGACAAAATTATTTTCGCCGGTGGGGCATGGAAGTGGATGGGCTTTACACCTAATAATCGGTTTAGCCAACATATCGGTGTCATGGCACATAACAGTTGTGTTGATAACGGAATTAAGGATGTGCTGGTGACAGCTTGGGGAGATAATGGTGCGGAAAGCTCGCTATTTGGAATTCTTCCATCGCTACAGCTATGGGCGGAACTTTGTTATACGAACCGGTCAGATGAAGAACAGCTTCGCGAACGGTTTATGACTTGTACGGGAGGTGTCTATGATGATTTTATGAATCTGGACATCGCGAACCTGGTTCCAGATAACCCTGCACCAGGAGGTTCATCTGTGAACCCGCCTAAGTATTTGCTATATCAAGATACTCTGTGTGGGCTATTCGATAAACATATTGTCCCCGATGTTTACGCGGCACATTATCATCAGGCTGCTTCAATGATGAAGGAGGCAGGTGGGCGAAATCCTCAGTGGAAGGTAGTCTTCGAGACGCAGTATGCGCTTTGCCAACTACTCGAGCTGAAAGTTGATACGGGGATTCATATGCGGAACGCTTATCTGAACGGAGATCGGACGACGTTAAAACGGTATGCCCATGAAGTTCTACCCGAGTTGAAGAGCCGGTGTAAGGAGTTCGTGACAGCATATCGAGCCCAATGGATGTTCGAGAATAAGATTTTCGGATTGGATGTATTCGATCTACGTATGGGTGGTTTAATGCAGCGGTTAGAGTCGGCGATTTGGCGACTGGACATGTATCTGGACGGTGAGATTCCTAACTTGGAAGAATTAGAACAGGAACGCTTATATTTCGATGGCCGTAAGGAAGATGGGGCAACCGTGGCTATGAGTGCTAACTTATGGCATACCATTGCGACGACTTCCGTCATTGCAGGTGTATAA
- a CDS encoding glycoside hydrolase family 35 protein — protein MQKLSISGDDFILDGRPLQLLSGALHYFRIVPEYWRDRLLKLKACGLNTIETYIPWNLHEPEEGRFYFEGIADIEAFVRLAGELGLHVILRPSPFICAEWEFGGLPAWLLADDNMQLRCEDQAYLSKVDAYFDELLPRLRPLLSTHGGPVIALQVENEYGSYGTDKAYLNYIKEGMIARGMDVLLFTSDGAEDHMLQGGMIDGVFATVNFGSRAKESFAKLREYQPTGPLMCMEFWNGWFDHWMKPHHTRPESEVAETLDEMLALGASVNFYMFHGGTNFGFMNGANLFDKYEPIVTSYDYDTLLDESGKPTAKFYAARKMIEKYVELPPLELPPVIKSRAYGNVQMTESAPLFTQLDVLSHPVRRARPEPMEKLGQAYGFILYSTRVTGPRTGMELILQEVRDRALVFANGTYAGTVERWDPRGISLEVPPEGLQIDILVENMGRVNYGPELRDPKGITTGVRFGYQFLHDWTIRSLPLTNLNGLSFAPVDGEDRLQPTFYRGCFQVCELEDTFLRLDGWNKGQAFINGFNLGRYWEKGPTQTLYVPAPLLRQGENELILFELHAVTEPVVTFVDKPDFG, from the coding sequence ATGCAGAAATTATCTATTTCAGGTGATGATTTTATATTAGATGGAAGGCCATTACAGCTACTTTCAGGTGCACTTCATTATTTCCGTATCGTACCGGAATATTGGCGGGATCGTTTGTTGAAGCTGAAGGCTTGTGGATTAAACACCATTGAAACTTATATCCCGTGGAATTTACACGAACCAGAGGAAGGCCGCTTCTATTTTGAAGGTATTGCCGATATCGAGGCTTTCGTTCGGCTTGCCGGAGAGCTTGGCTTGCACGTGATTTTGCGGCCGAGTCCCTTTATTTGTGCCGAATGGGAATTCGGCGGATTGCCTGCATGGCTGCTTGCGGATGATAACATGCAGTTGCGTTGTGAAGATCAGGCTTATTTATCCAAGGTGGATGCATACTTCGACGAGTTACTTCCACGTTTGAGACCTCTGTTAAGCACTCATGGAGGTCCCGTAATCGCCCTTCAAGTAGAGAATGAATATGGAAGCTATGGAACCGACAAAGCTTATCTAAATTATATAAAAGAGGGTATGATCGCCCGCGGTATGGACGTGTTGCTGTTCACCTCAGATGGGGCTGAAGATCACATGCTCCAAGGAGGCATGATCGACGGAGTATTCGCCACGGTGAATTTTGGTTCACGGGCTAAGGAATCCTTCGCCAAATTGCGTGAATATCAGCCAACAGGTCCGCTCATGTGCATGGAATTTTGGAATGGATGGTTTGACCATTGGATGAAACCTCATCATACCCGTCCTGAATCTGAAGTAGCGGAGACGTTGGACGAGATGCTGGCTTTAGGTGCCTCTGTCAACTTTTATATGTTCCATGGGGGAACAAATTTTGGATTTATGAATGGGGCGAATCTTTTTGATAAATATGAACCCATCGTAACCAGCTACGATTATGATACGCTACTGGACGAATCTGGCAAGCCGACGGCAAAATTCTACGCAGCCAGGAAAATGATCGAGAAATATGTAGAGTTGCCGCCACTGGAATTGCCCCCAGTCATTAAGTCGCGGGCTTACGGCAACGTGCAGATGACAGAATCTGCCCCGTTGTTCACCCAGTTAGACGTCTTGTCTCATCCCGTACGTAGAGCTCGTCCCGAGCCCATGGAGAAACTCGGTCAGGCTTACGGGTTCATCTTGTATTCGACGAGGGTCACTGGACCGCGCACCGGCATGGAGCTCATTCTCCAAGAAGTACGCGATCGTGCGTTAGTCTTCGCCAATGGTACCTATGCCGGCACTGTAGAACGTTGGGATCCGAGGGGAATTTCATTGGAGGTTCCACCCGAGGGATTACAAATCGATATTCTTGTAGAAAACATGGGACGCGTGAATTATGGCCCGGAGCTTCGTGATCCAAAAGGCATAACGACCGGCGTAAGATTCGGCTATCAATTCTTACACGATTGGACCATTCGCTCTCTACCGCTAACTAACCTAAATGGATTGTCTTTTGCTCCAGTGGATGGTGAAGATCGTCTTCAGCCAACTTTTTATCGGGGATGCTTTCAAGTTTGCGAGCTGGAGGATACTTTCTTGCGCTTGGACGGATGGAACAAAGGCCAAGCTTTTATAAATGGCTTTAATCTAGGTCGCTACTGGGAGAAGGGTCCGACACAAACGCTGTACGTGCCGGCACCGCTTCTCCGTCAAGGTGAAAATGAACTCATCTTGTTCGAATTACATGCCGTTACAGAGCCTGTCGTTACTTTTGTGGATAAACCGGATTTTGGTTAA
- a CDS encoding ROK family protein, with product MEKRSSLILSPKKLIYDRIAEQGTVSKLDLLNEFSLTKSTMTRLLEEITREGLLIESGFGESSGGRRPILYQINPSYGYILGLEISRMYSSLGLFDMQMNPKSIIHWRMDEAFTPERFLEHISNQIRAFLRDHQLVDSQIIGIGIGAVGPLDRENGLILSPLHFPAEGWNNLPICKLVEERTGFKALLDNGANTALLGERWSIRHANIQHMLYVHAGAGLRYAMMSHGSIVHGTTDMEDAIGQMIIQTDGPRLDNNGNYGALEAFVSVQALENRARSEVKMGKDLILNTYKVTAEKLTYDVLVQALRDGNPHVTELFTQAAVHFGIGLANVINLFHPETIILGGALINSHELFFQTAVDVALKNTYRYPEYQPQFSLGKLKEEAVVTGAAFMVRDHMIL from the coding sequence GTGGAAAAGCGCTCGTCACTCATTCTATCGCCAAAGAAACTCATATATGACCGAATCGCAGAACAAGGTACAGTGTCGAAATTGGACCTTCTTAATGAATTTTCACTAACCAAGAGCACCATGACTCGTCTATTGGAAGAAATAACAAGAGAAGGCTTGCTGATCGAATCCGGCTTTGGGGAATCTAGTGGAGGAAGAAGGCCTATTCTTTACCAGATCAATCCTTCTTACGGTTATATATTAGGTTTGGAAATCTCCAGGATGTACTCTTCTCTTGGATTATTTGATATGCAAATGAACCCCAAATCTATTATTCATTGGCGCATGGATGAAGCCTTTACACCTGAGAGATTTTTGGAACACATCAGTAATCAGATCCGGGCTTTCCTGAGAGACCATCAGTTAGTAGATAGTCAAATTATCGGCATCGGAATAGGGGCTGTTGGTCCCCTTGACCGGGAGAATGGCTTAATTCTAAGTCCACTACACTTCCCTGCCGAAGGTTGGAATAACCTTCCTATATGCAAACTTGTGGAGGAACGGACGGGTTTCAAAGCTTTACTGGACAACGGTGCAAATACCGCGCTTCTGGGAGAGCGATGGTCGATCCGTCATGCAAACATTCAGCATATGCTCTATGTACATGCTGGAGCAGGCCTCCGTTATGCGATGATGTCGCATGGCAGTATTGTTCATGGCACGACGGATATGGAAGATGCCATTGGTCAAATGATCATTCAGACTGATGGTCCTAGGCTGGATAATAACGGGAATTACGGAGCTCTAGAAGCATTCGTATCCGTGCAAGCGTTAGAGAATCGAGCACGATCTGAGGTGAAGATGGGCAAAGATCTGATACTCAACACATATAAAGTGACAGCAGAGAAACTAACTTATGATGTATTGGTACAAGCTCTTAGAGATGGAAATCCACATGTCACTGAATTATTTACACAAGCGGCTGTTCACTTCGGAATTGGCCTCGCTAACGTCATCAACCTGTTTCATCCTGAGACCATCATTCTCGGCGGTGCTCTAATCAACTCTCATGAGTTGTTCTTCCAAACCGCGGTGGACGTGGCTCTGAAAAACACGTATCGCTATCCCGAATATCAACCTCAATTTTCACTCGGTAAATTGAAAGAAGAAGCTGTGGTAACCGGCGCGGCATTTATGGTAAGAGACCATATGATTCTCTAA
- a CDS encoding extracellular solute-binding protein, protein MQLKRSKLITLVACTTLLASLLSACGGGNSSNAGSTSGNAAKNSEVSSSVDSDNPYKEPMEISIAFWDIDSEISKIDQDPIAQEILNKFNIKIKPVNTTWDDYAQKIQMWASSGQLPDIFAIDAIGTQYQKKWVEQGVVKAIPDLTNYPNLAKFFETPDIAGLSVDGKQYTVPRRMFPSVDWSALDRMVLYRWDLAQKAGITKEPETWDEFKAMLDAIVKQDAEGKKITGLTAGQVKMLGGFFWLYGNPLATSDGSGNDFKWVKEDGKLIPAVFSKNALPALQNMRDMYDNNLIDPDIALTKPDVAYDKFASGKAAALLAGGGYINYDQQIYVKRWKEAYPDAEITDSVKVLKPLIGPDGERNHAIFKTFWSESYFSGQISDAKMERIMALYDYILSPEGKELLTYGKKDVDYKVEGDKKVMIGTTSLTEKYPTRMFFKNLVSYETSDSYDMNNPTISNEKIRKDAVEYIDWILENTKVPDYDIRLTYMSTATKDKFTILDHDDLLKVMLSKEPVDQAWEKIMKDYKAKGLDKMIDEVNAKAAEEGMN, encoded by the coding sequence ATGCAATTAAAGAGAAGTAAATTAATCACTCTCGTAGCATGCACGACGTTGCTGGCAAGCCTATTATCGGCCTGCGGAGGTGGTAACAGCAGCAATGCAGGAAGTACAAGCGGAAATGCAGCAAAGAATTCAGAAGTCAGTTCGAGCGTAGATTCGGACAATCCGTATAAGGAACCTATGGAGATCTCCATAGCATTTTGGGATATCGATTCCGAAATTTCCAAGATTGATCAGGATCCGATTGCCCAAGAAATTTTAAATAAGTTCAATATTAAAATCAAGCCAGTCAATACCACATGGGATGATTATGCTCAGAAGATTCAGATGTGGGCTTCTTCCGGACAGCTTCCTGATATATTTGCTATTGATGCAATTGGAACTCAGTATCAGAAGAAATGGGTTGAACAGGGCGTCGTTAAGGCCATCCCGGATCTGACAAATTATCCGAACTTGGCGAAATTCTTTGAAACACCAGACATCGCAGGATTAAGCGTCGACGGCAAGCAATATACGGTTCCACGGCGGATGTTTCCTAGTGTAGACTGGAGCGCACTCGATAGAATGGTTCTGTACAGATGGGATTTGGCTCAGAAAGCTGGAATTACCAAAGAACCTGAAACATGGGATGAGTTTAAAGCTATGCTTGATGCTATCGTAAAACAGGATGCAGAAGGCAAGAAAATTACTGGACTTACCGCAGGACAGGTGAAGATGCTTGGCGGGTTCTTCTGGCTCTATGGCAATCCGCTAGCTACTAGTGACGGAAGTGGCAACGACTTCAAATGGGTTAAGGAAGATGGAAAATTAATTCCAGCTGTATTTTCTAAGAATGCACTTCCAGCTCTACAGAATATGAGAGATATGTATGACAATAATCTGATTGACCCAGATATTGCTCTTACGAAACCTGATGTAGCTTATGACAAGTTCGCTTCGGGTAAAGCCGCAGCACTTCTTGCTGGTGGTGGTTACATTAACTATGATCAACAAATTTATGTGAAGCGTTGGAAAGAAGCTTACCCAGATGCGGAAATTACGGACAGTGTCAAAGTGCTTAAGCCATTGATCGGACCGGATGGGGAACGTAACCATGCAATCTTCAAGACCTTCTGGTCGGAGAGTTATTTCAGCGGTCAAATAAGCGATGCAAAAATGGAGCGGATTATGGCCCTGTATGATTACATTCTTTCACCAGAGGGCAAAGAATTACTTACTTACGGTAAGAAGGATGTAGATTACAAGGTTGAGGGCGACAAAAAGGTGATGATTGGAACAACCTCGCTAACGGAGAAATACCCAACGAGAATGTTCTTTAAGAACCTTGTTTCCTACGAAACTTCAGACAGCTATGACATGAATAATCCAACCATTTCGAATGAAAAGATTCGTAAGGATGCCGTTGAATATATCGACTGGATTCTAGAGAACACCAAGGTTCCCGATTATGATATTCGCTTAACGTATATGTCCACAGCAACCAAGGATAAGTTCACCATTCTGGATCATGATGATCTATTGAAGGTTATGTTATCCAAGGAACCTGTTGATCAGGCATGGGAAAAAATAATGAAAGATTATAAGGCGAAGGGCTTAGACAAGATGATCGATGAAGTCAACGCTAAAGCCGCAGAAGAAGGCATGAATTAA
- a CDS encoding carbohydrate ABC transporter permease: MIKKKRKKWSTFDIVAYIVLGLLTLITFFPFYNVLIVSVARFDVISKSNLYILPKSFDLSAYKLILADMKFWTSFINSVIVLVAGVAFSMFLSVAGAYALSKKGMPGRNGMLSLILFTMFFNGGLIPFYLVVKELGLVNNLLVMIIPAGLNTFYLIIMKNYFGTIPESLEESAKLDGANDMYILLKIILPISAPFIATFGLFYAVERWNEWWYALIFISDSSKVPLQIYLRETLITSNSLLNTMAMDMAAKGNFAKVYTPALQMATIVITCVPIIAVYPFLQKHFNKGIMVGSIKG, encoded by the coding sequence GTGATAAAAAAGAAGAGAAAAAAATGGAGCACTTTTGACATCGTAGCCTATATCGTTCTAGGACTACTCACCCTGATCACATTCTTTCCATTCTATAACGTACTTATTGTCTCGGTTGCGAGGTTCGATGTGATAAGTAAAAGCAATTTATATATCTTACCTAAGTCGTTCGATCTATCGGCGTATAAGCTTATTTTGGCGGATATGAAGTTTTGGACTTCGTTCATCAACTCTGTCATCGTGCTAGTAGCAGGTGTGGCTTTTAGTATGTTTCTATCCGTTGCAGGTGCGTATGCTCTATCTAAAAAGGGGATGCCAGGTAGAAACGGTATGCTTAGTTTGATCCTATTCACGATGTTCTTTAACGGAGGATTAATTCCGTTTTACCTTGTTGTGAAGGAACTAGGCCTAGTTAATAATCTCCTCGTCATGATTATACCGGCGGGACTCAATACCTTTTATCTTATTATAATGAAGAATTACTTTGGCACGATCCCTGAGAGTCTTGAAGAATCAGCCAAGCTGGACGGAGCAAATGATATGTACATTTTGCTTAAAATCATCTTGCCGATATCCGCACCATTCATAGCTACATTTGGCTTGTTCTATGCAGTGGAAAGATGGAATGAGTGGTGGTATGCGTTGATATTCATTAGTGATTCTTCGAAGGTACCACTTCAGATTTATCTTAGAGAGACCTTAATTACATCCAATTCATTGCTTAACACCATGGCCATGGATATGGCCGCAAAGGGGAACTTTGCTAAGGTTTACACCCCAGCTTTGCAAATGGCGACCATAGTAATCACTTGCGTACCTATTATCGCGGTATACCCTTTCCTACAAAAGCATTTTAATAAAGGCATCATGGTTGGATCCATTAAGGGATAA